In a single window of the Gemmatimonadota bacterium genome:
- a CDS encoding TlpA family protein disulfide reductase yields VVAFWSRFCAPALWQLEPLERLHRAFAGRGIRLLTITAEPPSFEMRKFLVERGLTFPVFHDTRGEAARAFGQWSTPEYYVLDASGRVRFQLSSLEEIPRQVAALQVQPVLARSGSRPARPAATSGR; encoded by the coding sequence GTGGTGGCCTTCTGGTCCCGGTTCTGCGCCCCCGCCCTCTGGCAGCTCGAGCCGCTCGAGCGACTGCACCGCGCCTTTGCGGGGCGCGGCATCCGGCTCTTGACCATCACGGCGGAACCGCCTTCCTTCGAGATGCGCAAGTTCCTCGTGGAACGCGGGCTGACGTTCCCGGTCTTCCACGACACCCGGGGCGAGGCGGCGCGGGCCTTCGGGCAGTGGAGCACGCCCGAATACTACGTGCTCGATGCCTCCGGCCGCGTCCGATTCCAGCTCAGCTCGCTGGAAGAGATCCCGAGGCAGGTGGCCGCGCTCCAGGTCCAGCCGGTGCTGGCGCGCTCGGGAAGCCGACCGGCTCGACCCGCCGCAACCTCCGGACGTTGA